From Halanaeroarchaeum sulfurireducens, a single genomic window includes:
- a CDS encoding SDR family NAD(P)-dependent oxidoreductase, producing MPSFTDQVALVTGSSRGIGAATAKVLGDRGAKVVVNFHTNAEAAASTAEDIRSAGGDALVVQADVREADDVRQMVDHVEEKWDTIDVLVNNANMPFTHASIDEMTWSSFEQKLTDELEAAFRVTKAVVPGMVDQQYGRAIYVSSGLGEHPAPGFVAHGTAKAGLDAFAKYVAQEFGSDGITANVVAPGLVETDATADRVDMVREQVASETPLGRVAQPEDVATTIAALASDDATFVTGTYTPVNGGNAME from the coding sequence ATGCCATCGTTTACGGATCAAGTCGCACTCGTCACCGGCAGTAGTCGCGGGATCGGAGCGGCGACCGCGAAGGTACTCGGCGATCGCGGCGCGAAGGTCGTTGTCAACTTTCACACGAACGCCGAAGCGGCGGCGTCGACCGCAGAGGATATCCGGTCGGCGGGGGGCGACGCCCTCGTCGTGCAGGCCGACGTCCGGGAAGCCGACGACGTACGGCAGATGGTCGACCACGTCGAGGAGAAGTGGGACACGATAGACGTGCTCGTGAACAACGCGAACATGCCGTTCACGCACGCATCCATCGACGAGATGACCTGGTCGTCGTTCGAACAGAAGCTGACTGACGAACTGGAAGCCGCATTCCGCGTCACGAAAGCCGTCGTACCCGGAATGGTCGACCAGCAGTACGGACGGGCCATCTACGTCTCCAGCGGGCTGGGTGAACACCCCGCGCCCGGGTTCGTCGCTCACGGGACGGCCAAGGCCGGGCTGGACGCATTCGCAAAATACGTTGCCCAGGAGTTCGGCTCCGATGGTATCACGGCGAACGTCGTGGCGCCAGGGCTCGTCGAAACCGACGCAACGGCCGATCGCGTCGACATGGTCCGAGAACAGGTCGCCTCGGAGACGCCCCTCGGTCGCGTCGCCCAGCCCGAAGACGTGGCCACCACGATCGCGGCGCTCGCAAGTGACGACGCGACCTTCGTCACCGGCACGTATACACCTGTCAACGGCGGAAACGCGATGGAGTGA
- a CDS encoding aryl-sulfate sulfotransferase, with protein MDQRVRVAIVASAIVLLAASLGVQAVTIDRGTTVQHEEGVYPGNTLVGVHSWNDVGRIVEITPDGNVTWEWSVPNSRVFAVQQLDEETVLAAVAVKTPADDCDGEYLEYEKYDDHCVHNRVVEVDKETGDIVWEYDWYDEFIHWHEVHDVERLESGETAIIDMGNDRAFTVDRDGEITWEWHAEDHLTPGTPFYEAHGGPEKRSEHGDWTHMNDIDQLENGHFQMSIRNFDVVIEVDPETDAIVDVIGEPGDHDVLEKQHNPHRIETAGTMVVADSENDRIVELDVETEEIVWQWTPSERSLRWPRDADRLPNGNTLVTDSQNDRILEVAPDGEIVWRFEDPDGEVIPLPYEADRIGANERSDVPSGRDLNASETDNGSVVTASETNGGSVIETIRQAEALAGFVLPRWMHLPQLLHVLGIGLGGLWLIGEGMLYTWRRVRRS; from the coding sequence ACGAGGAGGGAGTCTACCCCGGGAACACGCTCGTCGGCGTCCACTCGTGGAACGACGTGGGGCGGATCGTCGAGATAACGCCAGACGGAAATGTCACCTGGGAGTGGTCGGTCCCGAACTCCCGGGTGTTCGCGGTCCAGCAACTCGACGAGGAGACAGTGCTCGCCGCCGTGGCGGTGAAAACTCCCGCGGACGATTGCGACGGGGAATACCTCGAATACGAGAAATACGACGACCACTGCGTTCACAACCGCGTCGTCGAGGTCGACAAGGAAACTGGCGATATCGTGTGGGAGTACGACTGGTACGACGAGTTCATCCACTGGCACGAGGTCCACGACGTCGAGCGTCTGGAGAGTGGCGAGACCGCCATCATCGACATGGGCAACGATCGTGCATTCACCGTCGACCGCGATGGGGAGATCACGTGGGAGTGGCACGCCGAGGACCACTTGACGCCTGGGACGCCGTTTTACGAAGCGCACGGCGGACCGGAGAAACGCTCCGAACACGGCGACTGGACGCACATGAACGACATCGATCAGCTGGAGAACGGGCACTTCCAGATGAGCATCCGAAACTTCGATGTCGTCATCGAAGTCGATCCGGAAACCGACGCAATCGTCGACGTAATCGGGGAGCCCGGCGATCACGACGTCCTCGAAAAACAACACAACCCGCACCGAATCGAAACGGCGGGGACGATGGTCGTCGCCGATAGCGAGAACGATCGTATCGTGGAACTCGACGTGGAAACCGAAGAGATCGTCTGGCAATGGACTCCCTCCGAGCGATCCCTCAGGTGGCCACGCGACGCGGATCGGCTCCCGAACGGGAACACGCTCGTCACCGATTCCCAAAACGATCGCATCCTCGAAGTCGCACCGGACGGGGAGATCGTCTGGCGGTTCGAGGACCCCGACGGTGAGGTGATCCCGTTGCCGTACGAGGCCGATCGCATCGGCGCCAATGAGCGAAGTGACGTCCCCTCCGGAAGGGATTTGAACGCTAGCGAGACGGACAATGGATCGGTGGTGACCGCTAGCGAGACGAACGGTGGATCGGTGATCGAGACAATCCGGCAGGCAGAGGCGCTGGCCGGATTCGTCCTGCCGAGGTGGATGCACCTGCCCCAACTGCTACACGTCCTGGGGATCGGTCTCGGGGGCCTGTGGCTGATCGGTGAAGGGATGCTGTACACCTGGCGTCGGGTTCGCCGATCGTGA